The DNA sequence GGGCCAGTCCGTGAAGGTTTTGCGCGATGCGGGATGAAATTTTTGCCACGGACCTCTTCTTCAGGCCGAGGTCCACCGACAGGCTGCCGGCCTCCGTCGCCGGGTCCGGCCAGGCCAGGGGCAGGCTCAGGGCCATGGTGGCGGTCGCGTCGTCGCTTCCGGCCGCGAGGCCCGCGGAGATGCTGCCGGCCAGCGTCGGCTCCGGGCCGAAAGCAAAGGCGCAGGCGCCCTCCAGACGTGTCGTGTTCAGGGTCAGGCTCGGGCGCCGGGCCTCAAGGTGTCCTCCGGACAAGGACAGGTTGCCGGTCAGGCCCTCGGCGTCGGCCGTTGCGTTGCAGACCAGTCCGAGCCCCGACAGGCTGCCCTTGATGTCGCCGCGCGCCGCTTGCAACTTTCCAAGATCGAGGCTGGCGTCGATGCGCGTTGCGCCTGTGGATGACGACACGGCCAGGTCCACGTCGCACGCTTCAACGGTTGCCTTGAGGTCCGGGGCGTTTTCCGGCGCGGCCTGGACGGGGTCCAGCCGCCCCCTGGAACGCAGGTCCCAGCCGTGTGGCGTGCGCCGGGCCGAGGTGGTTCCGGCCAGCCGCAGGGGCGACGCGAGGCGCAGTCCGGGCACGGCGGCCAGGGTCGCCTCCCAGCTGCAGTCCAGGGCGCCGGCCTCCGGGTCCATGTCGATGTCGCTGATTGTGAGGACCAGCGGCAGCGGCGCGCGCAGGCGAACGGGGTCGAGCGTGATGCCCACTGCTTCGCGCCAGTCGAGGCGCAAGGACGTTTCGCCGTCCTGGGCGATGGGGGATTGGCCCGGTACGGCCTGAACCGAACGCAGGTCGAGGCGGGCCTGCGCCTGCGGTGGGCCTGCTGGGGGCAGGGCCGCCTCGGCCTGGGCTTCGAGGGTCCCGCTCACGGGGAGATCGCGCAGCCCGGGAACCAGGCTGGCCAGCGCCGCCAGGGACGCCGGGGGGAGGGAGCAGGTCAGGCGGACATCCCTGCGGGCGAGATCGGCCCGGACGGTGAGACGCAGCGCCTGCCCGGCCAGTTCGGTGCGCGCCTCCAGGACCGCGAGTCCGTCCTGGTCCAGGCTGCCTTCCAGGTTGACGGGAAGGCGAAGGTCCGTGGCCTGGCCGTCGAGTTCCACGACCCCGTCCACGGAGAGCGCGCCGATCTGCGGCAGGAAGGATGGGTCGGACCCGGCCGCTGCGGCGGCGCGGGGAAGGCCGCACACAACCCACGCGCCGTCTTTTTCCGTAATCGTGACGCGCAGCCCCATGACCCGTACCGTGTCGGCGCGGCCCCTTGCGAGGCCGGACAGGCTCCAGTCCGCCTGCACGGCCGAGGCTTCGAGGCCTGCGTCCGGTCCCAGGGTGATGGTCCCCAGGTCGAGTCCCGACAGGCCCACGCGGCGGATGTCGACGTCGAGGCCGGGAACTCCCAGCCTTTCGGCGGCCACGGGCAGGAGCAGCCCCTCGGCCAGCCGTGGGAGCGCGGCCCAGAGGACGACAAGCAGCACGGCCGCGACCCCCGCGAGGAGGCACAACGCCGCCGCTATCCGGCGCAGAGGGCGGGTCGGTCGGGGCCGGGTCTCGTTTCGGGCTGGATCCGTCGTCATGGCGTCCGTCTACCAGAGCGCAGCGCAAAGGCAAAGCCCGGCGGCCAACGGGAGGGGCGTGCCGGGAAAATATGCGCCAAGCGAGTCTCTCCTCTGGACAGAGATCTCGTGAGGATATATATGGGAATCAAAGACGAGTGGATCAACCTCAACGGAGGGAAGACCATTGGGCCATACAGAAGAGTCTGAGGCGTGAAGGGAGCGAAAGGGCAGGCCTAGAGGCGGGAGAAGAAGTCCGACAGCCCAGGCGATCCAGACGGTGAGACCGTCACCAACGCTCCGCAGGTTAGGAAGGTTCACCTACCGAATTTACCGGAAACAGACAGAACTTACAGAGTACGACAAACACATACGTTCACGCACAACGCCCCGCTTCGAGCCGAAGCGGGGCGTATTTTTTTGTGCGCCCGGAAGGGCGCAGCGCCACCGTCCGCATTGGAGCTAGAGAACGGACAGCTCCATCTTTCCCCACACCCCTATCCTGCCCTCGCACTGCGCGAAGACCCCGTCCAGGCCGATGCCCTCCCAGGCCCGGGCCATGTCCAGGACCCTGCCCATGGCTTCGGCCCCCTTCAGGGCGTTGGCCAGGGCCGTGGCCGCGGCGTCGGCCAGGGCCGCGTCGCGGGAACGCGTGACCACGAGGTCCGCCTTCCCGAAGCTCAGGGAATGGCCGATGGTGGCCGATGAGGCGCAGAAGGAGCAGGGGAATTCCTCGGCCGGGACCTGCACGCACACGCGCATGTCCTCCTCGGGCATGGTCAGGATGCCGATGTGCCGGTCGCGTGTGGAAAACAGGTAGGTGTCGCCGCCGTTCTCGATGAGCAGGTCCGGCGATTCCCGGCAGAACTTTTCGGCGACCATCTGGGCCACGGTCCCGGCCACGGCGGCCATGGGGCCCACGCCCGTCAGTTCGCCGGCCCGGCACATGCGCCGGACGATCTCCGGGGCGCCGGACGCCGCCTGCAGGGGCGTCAGGGACGGCAGGAACTCGGGGTGGATGGCCGCGTAGGTCCGGATCTGCCCGCGCAGCAGGCGCACGTGGTCGGCCATGGGGACAGAGAGGTCTTCGCGGGCGGCGACCCAGAGGTCCGTTTCCTCGATGACGATCTGAAAGCTCACGAGGTCCGGCCGCTGGTCTGCGCGGTAGGCGCGAAACGGCGAGCGGTGGACGCGGGGCCCGGTCATGCCGCCGGACCGGCGCCGCACCCGGAGAGCAGGGCCTCGGCCTGTTCCCGCGGCATGGGCTTGCCGAGCAGATAGCCCTGGGCCAGGTCGCAGCCCAGGGCCTGCAGGGTGGTCAACTGCTCCGGAGTCTCCACGCCTTCGGCCACGATGCGCAACTCGAGAATCTTGCCCAGGCCGATGATGGCTTTGATGATCTCAAGGTTGTTGGGGTTTTCGAGCATGGTCTGCACGAAGGACCGGTCGATCTTGAGGATGTCGATGGGCAGGCGTTGCAGGTAGGACAGGGAGGAGTAGCCCGTGCCAAAGTCGTCCATGGCCACCTGGAACCCCATCTTCTGCAGCCTCTCCAGCCTGGCCGTGGCGATCTCGGGGTTTTCCATGACCGCCGTCTCGGTGATCTCGAGTTTGATGTGCCTGGCGTCGAGGCCCGTCTCGTGCAACAGTTCCGCCAGCATGGGGATGAGCGAAGGCTGGAGGAGGTCTCGGGGGGAAAGGTTCAGGGAGAGGCTCACCTCGATCCCGTCGAAGCGCTCGTGCCACTGCGCCAGCGTTCTGCAGCCGTGGTTGAGGACCCAGGTGCCCACGTCGGTGATCAGACCGGCCTCCTCGGCCACGTGGATGAAGGCCCCGGGGGCCAGGGTCCCGCGTTCGGGGTGGTTCCAGCGCAGCAAGCCCTCGAAGCCGCTCAGGCGGTTCTCGGCCATGTCGAAGATGGGCTGGAAATAGAGTTCGAACTCGTCCTCGGCCAGGGCCTGGCGGAGGTCGTTCTCCAGTTGGACCGTACGCACCACGTGCTCGTACATGCTCTTGCTGAAGACCTTGAACTGGTTTTTGCCCAGCTCCTTGGAGCGGTACATGCTGATGTCCGCGTCGCGCAAAAGGTCGTTGGGCGAGGTGTAGCGCCCCGTCTGCAGCACGACGCCGACCGAGGCGCTGACCTGGATCTCGTGGTCCTGGATGTTCATGGGCTGCCGGATGGCCTGCAGCAGGCGGCGGGTGATGCCGATGGCCTCCTGGTTGCTCTGGAAGTCTTCAAGCAGCACCGCGAACTCGTCGCCGCCCATGCGGGCCACGGTGTCCATGCTGCGCAGGCAGGCCGTCAGCCGCTTGGCCACCTCCTGCAGGAGATGGTCGCCGGCCTGGTGGCCGAGGGTGTCGTTGACGCGCTTGAAGCTGTCCAGGTCGATCATGAGCACGGCGAAGCGGTATTCCGAGTTGCGGCGCTGGCGCGTCATGGCCCGGTTCAGGCGCTCCAGGAAGAGGATGCGGTTGGGCAGTTCCGTCAGATTGTCGCGCAGGGCCTGTTGTGTCAGCTGCGCCTCGTAGCGCTTGCGCTCGGAGATGTCGCCGAAGATGAAGAAGGCGCCGGAGATGGCCCCGTCCAGGACGTAGGGGTAGCCGAGCATGGACACGGGAATGGCGCGGCCGTCCTTGGTCCTGCGTGTGGTCTCGGTGCTGACGGGCGTTCCGTTCAGGACCGCCGAAAGGAAGGTGAAGCTCTCCTCAAGGCTGTCGGGGGGCAGCAGGACCTCGAAAAGGGAATGCAGGTCGTCCCGGGTGAACCCGAAGAGGCTGGTGAAGCTCGGGTTCAGGTCCATGGGCGCGCCGTCCTTGCCCAGGAGCAGGATGCCCTGGGGGGAGTTGTCGAAGAGCTGCCTGAAGAGGCTCTTCTGGATGTCCAGCCTGCGCTCCGCCTCCTTGCGCATGGAAATGTCGTGCACCGAACCCTCCAGATGCATGATGGACCCGTCGCGGCGCCTGACCGTCCTGATATTCAGGGAAATCCAGATCCGGCTTCCGTCGACCTTCTCGGTGCCTGTCTCGAAATTCTGCACCGTGTCCTGCTCCAGGACCTGGCTGAGCAATCTGATGCGGTCGTCCGAGTTCAGGGCCTGCTGCAGGAACCCTTCGGCGCGGGCCATGAGCTCGTCGACGCTGTCGTGTCCGAAAATCCGCGCCATGGCCGGGTTGGCGCTCAGCAGGTCGTGGTCCAGGGAGATCTGGAAGATGCCCTCGGTGGCGTTCTCGAAGATGGAACGGTGCTTCTTCTCGCTTTCGCGCAGGGCCTTTTCCGTGGCGTTGCGGGAGATGGCCATGGCCAGATGGTCCGCCGCCGAGGTGAGCACCGGCGAATCCTGGGCCGAGAAGCGGAGGCTGTCCTCGACGATCTGGACGACCACGGAACCCAGAACCTGTTCTCCGTAGCGCAGTGGGGCCGCGAACCAGCGGATGAGCTCCGTCGCGTCCAGGGTCTCTTCGTCGGGGATGGTGGTCAGGCGGCCCGCAGACGACAGCCTGGATTCCGTCGCGAGGCCCGAGAGAATCTTGAGGGTGCCTGGCCTGGCCTGGCTCTGGTGCTGGAAAAAGGGATAGGTCTGGACGGCCCCGTTTTCCACCAGCAACGACACGTACATGATCCTGGCCCCGAGATGGTCGGAGAGGATGCCGAAAACGCGGGCGAAGAGTTCCTCGTCGGCCATGGGCGTGCTGGCGGCGGTGGAGATCAGGTACAGGACCTGTGTGGTCAGTTCCGTCCTCTTGCGTTCGGTGATGTCGCGGATGGTCTGGATGGCCCCGGCGATGTTTCCCTCGCGGTCGAAGAGCGGCGTGGCCTTGGCCCAGACAAAGGCCCCCAGGCCGCCGTACAGCCCCGGGACGTGGACCTCCGTGGCCAGCCCTTCGGACGTGCTCCCTTCGTGCCGGTACATGGGATAGTCCCGGCTGGGGTCCTTGCCGATGAAGTCCAGGAGGATGGGGCGGGGCCGACCGTAGAAGGGGACTGCGTATTCGTACTCGGATTTGCCGAGAATCTGCTCCTTGGGCAGGCCCGTCATGGTCTCGATGGCCCTGTTCCAGGCGATGACGCGGTGCTCCACATCGACCACCAGGGTGGGGTCGGGCAGGAACTCGATGATGTGGTCCAGGCGCTGCTGCGCGCCGCGCAGGGCCTCTTCGGCCAGGACGCGGTCGGAGATTTCGCGGATGAGAATGAGAATGATGTCGCGTTCGAGATTGGCGAAGCGGGCTTCGTAATACCGGGTCCGGCCGCCGGACTGCAGGGCGTACTCGGTCTGGTGGAGCGATGTGTGCTCCATCGTGCGCAGAGCCTTGGAGAATGCGTCCGCGTCGGCCACTTCGGGGATCTCGGTCACCTTTTTTTTGAACAGGGCGACCCGTTCCAGACCGAAAAGGGGCCATACGCCGCCCCGGCATTCCTTGATCACACCGTCGCGCGTGACCCACAGGAAGACGTCGGGCAGGGCCATGAACACGGCGCGCATGAGGGCGTTGCGCTGCACGAGTTCCGCGGAGCTGATCTCCAGGGACCTGTCCAGAATCTCCCGCTCGTCGTCGAAATGGCCATAGGCCTCGTCCACGAGGCGCACGAAGGCTCCGATGTCCGCAGGCATGTCGGCCGCGTTGAGGCGGGCCCGCTTGAGCTGTCGTTGGAGGAGACGGTGCATGTCTAGCAGATCTCCTGGAGGACGGTGACCATCATGGACTGGTTGTGCAGGCAGCAGGGCTCCCCCTCGATCCCGCGGGCGATTTCCCCGTAGGAATAAAAGCCGGTCAGGGTCGTTTCGGGGCCCAGGGCCTCGGCCACCGCCTCGATTTCCTCCTCCGTGAACTGCTTGAGGAGCATCTTGCGCCCGACGCAGCTGACCAGAATCGCCAAGGCCTTGCCTTCGCCAGGTCGGGCCGCCTTGCCGGCCTCCTCCGCGCCGTCGAGCAGATTGTCGATACTGCCGCGCATGAGGCGCACCGTGCTGCCCAGCGGGACGTCGCCGCCGAAGAAGAGAGCCTTGCGCTCCCGGTCGAGGCCCAGAATGGTGCGCACCACCCACACGGAGCTGCCGACCTCACGCAGGTTCAGGGGAAAGAGGTGGCCGCTGGCCGGGAGGTTCTTGGCATGCTTGCCGAGGTAGCGTTCATAGAGGTCCAGGGCCGACTCGCCGTCGATTTCCAGCAGCGCGTTGCCGTGCGAGGCCGTGACGAGCCTTTCGGGCCCGAAAGGCACCCAGCCTCCGCGCGTCCCTTGGCTCACGCGCAGCCTGTCCCCGTAGAAGCCGATGCAGATGACTCCGCCCGAAAAGATGTCGCAGCCGTGCAGCAGGGTCGTGCGTTCGAAGCGCTCGCCGTCGCCGGCCAGCCCGCCGGTCACGCCGACATGGGACGGCAGCGCCTCGGCCAGCCCGGCCGCGAGGGCGCATCCGTTGATGGTCAGGGCGTCGGACAGGACAAAGACATGGACCAGCCCCTCGTTGTTCAGGGCGGCGCCGAGGTGGCGGCCGAGCGCGCGGTTGTCGGAATGATCGGCCGCCATGGCCGAAACGGTTTCGAAGCGGGTGTGCTCGAACGTGACGAGCGTGGCGTTGAGGGCGTTCTCGAAGAGTTGGCCGCCCTGGATGACCCCGCCGGTGGAGCATCCCACGATGACCGGTTCGCCGCATGATTCACGCAGCATTCGCGCCGCGTTACGCACTCCCTGCTCGTCCAGGTCGGACCAGAAGACAAGGGCGAGGGGCCGCTCGCGTGGCGTTTCGGCCGAGGGGCACGTGATCCGGCCCCCGGCGCTGTTCATGTGGAGTTGGTTGATCTTCATGACGTTCGTCCGGGTTGCGCAGGGCCTAGTCGTTCCATCTGGTGCGGATGGTCCGGATGCGCTCGGTGTTCCTGAAAAAGGCTTCGACCACCTGTGGGTCGAAATGGGTGCCTGAACTTTCCCTGATGATCTCCAGACATTTCTCCTCGGGGAAGGCTTTCTTGTAGGGTCGCTCGCTGGCCAGGGCGTCGTAGGTGTCGACCACCGCCACGATGCGCGCCTCCAGGGGGATGGCTTCGCCGGCCAGACCGAAGGGGTAGCCGGTGCCGTCCCAGCGCTCGTGGTGCAGCAGGGCCAGCATGCGGGCCAGATCGAGGAGTTCGTTGCCTTCCGGGTCTTTGGCCGCCCAGTTTTCGCAGCTGGCGTGAGCCTCCGCCGTGCTCGTCAGGGGGCCCAGGATTTCGCAGCCGAACATGCAGTGCTGTTGCATGACCTTCCATTCCGCCGGGTCGAGCTTGCCCGGCTTGAGCAGCACTTCGTCGGGCACCCCGATCTTGCCGATGTCGTGCAGGGGCGCGCAGTCGCGCAGGTTGGCGCACTGCTCGTCGCCAAGTCCCAGGGCCTCGGCCAGGACGGCCGCGATCTCGCCGACGCGGATGACGTGGTGCCCGGTCTCGTTGTCCTTGTACTCGGCCGCCCGGCTCAGGCGGTGCATGATCTGCCGACGCGTGCGCTCCAGTTCGGCCGTGCGCTGCCGCACGAGTTCTTCGAGGTTGGTCTGGTACTCCCTGTTTTCCCTGAGGAGCCTGGCCTTTTCCATGACCTTGCCGAGGGTGTGTTCCAAGATGCTGAAATTGTGCAGGGGCTTGGTCAGAAAGTCCCAGGCCCCGAGACGCACGGCCTGCAGGGCGTCGTCGACCACGCCCACGCCCGAGAGCACGACAATGGGCAGTTCCGGGGCCTCTACCCTGGCCTGGCGCAGGAAACCGTAGCCGTCGAGGACCGGCATGTTCAGGTCCACGATGACCGCGGCCAGATCCTGCAGGTTCGCGCGCATGACCGCGAGCCCGTCGAGTCCGTTGCCCGCGTCCAGGGCGTCGTATCCCAGGTCTTCAAGATAGGCGCACAGGGAGCGGCGCAGGCCTTCTTCGTCGTCGATGACCAGGATGTTCATACGCATTTCCACCCATATGGCATACAGAAAGTGTCAGACATATTCGTACCCCGATACGTTGAATGGAGTCCCTTCGTCTAGGACCCTGCCGCGGCTTCTGCGGAGCGGGCCCGGCAGGGCAGTTCCACGGTGAAGACAGTGCCCCCCTCGGGCGGACAGGAGACGCTCATCCGCCCTCCGTGTCCCTTGGTGACGATGAAGTACGACACGGACAGGCCAAGACCGGTGCCCGCGCCCGAGGCTTTGGTCGTGAAAAAGGGTTCGAAGATGCGCTTGCGGTGTTCGGGAGGGATGCCCGGCCCGTTGTCGGCGATGTCGAGCCGGAGGCCGTCCCCCTCGATCCTGGCCCGGATGACGATGCGCGGCGCCTGCGTGGGGGGCTCGGTCTCTGCCATGGCCTGGGCCGCGTTGCGCATGAGGTTCAAAAGCACCTGCTCGATCTCCGTTTCCGTGCATTCGCAGCCAGGCAGCCCCGACGGGATGTCCTTGATGATTTCGATGGACTTGAAATCGTAGTTCTTCTTCAGGTCGTAGTCGCTGGACGCAAGGCGCAGGGCATTTTCGATGATGGCCGAGATGTCGCAGACCGAGCGTCTGGACTCGCTGCGCCGGCTGAAGTCGAGCATGTGGCGGATGATCTCGGCGGCGCGTACGGCCGCGCCCTGAATGTCGCGGATGAAGATGTCGATTTTGCGATCCGTCAGGTACCGTTCGACCTGTTCGATATCCACGCCGATTCTGGCCGCCGCTTCGATGTTTTTCGGGAAGTCCGGACGGGTGCGCAGGGCGATGGTCTGCACCGCCTGCAGGACGATGCCCAGGGGGTTGTTGATCTCATGGGCGATGCCGGCCGCGATGCCGCCCAGGGAAAGCATCTTCTCGGACTGGACCATGGTTTCCTGCATGGCGCGAAGGTGGGTGATGTCGCGGGAGATGGCCAGAATGCAGGGCGTGTCGGCCATGGGCACGACCCTGGCCGACACGGAGACGCGCAGGATGTGTCCTTCGCGGTGACGCATGTCGAACTCGAAGTTGTCGATCTGTCCGTCTCGGGCGAGGATTTCGACGAATTCCGCGCGCCGTCCGGGGACGGCGAAGAGGCCGATATCCACGGTGCTGTTCCCGATGGCCTCCTCACGGCTGAACCCGGTCAGGGCGGTGAAGGCCTCGTTGACCTCCAGCAGGCGGCCGTCGCTGAACCGGGCCAGGGTGATGATGTCGGGCGAGAGGTGGAAGAGGCGCGAGAACATCTCCTCCGAACGCCGCAGGGCCTCCTGGGCCTCCTTGAGTTCGGTGATGTCCACGGTCATGGACAGGATGCATTCCTCGCCGCCAAGGGTGATGAAGCCGCCGGAATAGAGGAGGTGAATGACCCTGCCGTCGGGGCGCACGGTCGTCGTCTCCATGTTGTGCAGGGTCTGCCTGGAGCCGACGGCCAGCATGATCTCTTTTATGTGCTTCTCGGGAAGGCCGCCCACCTCCCCGGGCGAGAGCTTGAGAAGATCTTCGCGTCTGACGCCCAGCCGTTCCAGGAAAATGGAGTTGGCGTCCATGTATCGACCGTCGGAGAGGCGGTTGATGACGATGGAGTACGGCGAACTCTCGAAGATGGTCCTGAAGCGCCGTTCGCTTTCCTCGACGGCTTGCTGCTTGCGTTTGAGTTCGGTGATGTCCCTGGCTTCGATGATGATGTTGACGACCCTGCCGTTTTCGTCTCGGAAGGGCGATGCCGTGAAGTCGAAAAAGGCTTCCCGTCCTGCCGCGTCGACATGCGTGATCTCGCGGCGGATCGTCTCGCCATTGCGCACGCTTTCGATGACCTGGCGGAGCATGGTTTCGGCTTCTGCGCCGTCCGGCCACCACGGGCCCTCCCAGAACGGCTTGCCGATCACCTTCCCGGCGTCGGCTCCGACCCATTCCAGGGCGCTCCTGTTGGCCGAGAGGAGACGGCCCTGCAGGTTCAACAGGCCGATGAACTGCGTGGTCTGTTCCAGCAGGGCCTTGTTCAGGGCCTGGATGCGCTGCACCTCTTCCTGGGCCTGTCTGGTCTTGTGGACGTCGATGTTCAGGCCGATGATGCGCACCGGGCGGCCGCGGTCATCCCAGGACACGGTCCGGCCCTTGGCCAGGATCCAGCGCCAGGACCCGTCGTGGTCGCGCATACGGTATTCGGCCTCGTACAGCCCGCGCCCGCCCTCGCGGATATAGCCCGCGAAGGCGTCGGCGGCGTAGGTCCTGTCGGCGGGGTGGATCAGGTTGCTCCAGCTGCTCAGGCCGTCCGACGTCTGCCGGGCCGGGTAGCCGAGCATGGCGTGCCATTCGGGGCTGTGCTCCTCGCGCTCCTCGATCGGGAAGTATTCCCAGTAGCCTGCCTGGGTGGCTTCCATGGCCAGGCGGAAACGGCCGACCTGGTCCATGAGGGCGGCCTCGGTGCCTTCAAGCTCGGTCACCTTGCGGCGCAGCTTGCGGCTCAGGATCCATGCCAACCCCGCCAGCAGCACGACCGTGGTCAGGGCGGACAGGCCGGCAAAGATCAAAGCCCTGCGGGTTGCCGGATCCAGGAAGGCCGGCAGCCTGATCCAGCGGTTCTTGATTTCGGACGTTTCCTTTTCGTCCAGGGAGTCCAGGGCCTTGGAGACCGCACTGGCCAGCAGGGGGTATTTGCGGCTGACGCCGATGGACAGTTCTTGGTTCAGTCCGAGATCCCCCGCCACCCTCAGGTTGGAGAGCCCCTGCTGCTGGATGTACCAGGCCGCCACGGCCAGGTTTTCGACAAAGGCGTCCACGGCGCCGAAGGCCACGTCGCGCAAGCCTTCGGGTATGCTTTGGACCTCGACGACGGTGAAACGTCCCAGATTCGAGGCGCGCACGATGTCGCCCGAGGCGTAGCCCTTGACCAGGGCCACGCGCATACCGCCGAGGTCGTTCAGGGTCAGGGTTTGCGAAATGCGCCGCGACGTG is a window from the Desulfomicrobium escambiense DSM 10707 genome containing:
- a CDS encoding intermembrane phospholipid transport protein YdbH family protein, producing MLLVVLWAALPRLAEGLLLPVAAERLGVPGLDVDIRRVGLSGLDLGTITLGPDAGLEASAVQADWSLSGLARGRADTVRVMGLRVTITEKDGAWVVCGLPRAAAAAGSDPSFLPQIGALSVDGVVELDGQATDLRLPVNLEGSLDQDGLAVLEARTELAGQALRLTVRADLARRDVRLTCSLPPASLAALASLVPGLRDLPVSGTLEAQAEAALPPAGPPQAQARLDLRSVQAVPGQSPIAQDGETSLRLDWREAVGITLDPVRLRAPLPLVLTISDIDMDPEAGALDCSWEATLAAVPGLRLASPLRLAGTTSARRTPHGWDLRSRGRLDPVQAAPENAPDLKATVEACDVDLAVSSSTGATRIDASLDLGKLQAARGDIKGSLSGLGLVCNATADAEGLTGNLSLSGGHLEARRPSLTLNTTRLEGACAFAFGPEPTLAGSISAGLAAGSDDATATMALSLPLAWPDPATEAGSLSVDLGLKKRSVAKISSRIAQNLHGLALDGTLSVPPLAVRASLKGRADLANPHASWLEAKADQTVTLPGELARFVPSLATLGGSARLQASARLNLEGGAPTLPAALKLTGITLTHDKTKAALSGGALAVAFSDVLTARSDSDQRLTFERLQLGEIILEKGDIRYQIEAPHSILVEGCSFRWAGGRIGTQAFRLNPGVEDYTVEMYCDRVELPKALGQLGMTRASGGGTANGRIPVRWAGGKLTFDNGFLYSTPGEKGVLRIEGTEILTAGVPPGTPQYGQLDLASEALKDFGYEWAKMNMNTVGGELVVSLQLDGKPEKPLPFVYDREFGGFARVSASSPGSVFQGIRLDVNFRLPLDQLLQYRQLLELINNGG
- a CDS encoding UPF0280 family protein; the protein is MTGPRVHRSPFRAYRADQRPDLVSFQIVIEETDLWVAAREDLSVPMADHVRLLRGQIRTYAAIHPEFLPSLTPLQAASGAPEIVRRMCRAGELTGVGPMAAVAGTVAQMVAEKFCRESPDLLIENGGDTYLFSTRDRHIGILTMPEEDMRVCVQVPAEEFPCSFCASSATIGHSLSFGKADLVVTRSRDAALADAAATALANALKGAEAMGRVLDMARAWEGIGLDGVFAQCEGRIGVWGKMELSVL
- a CDS encoding EAL domain-containing protein; translated protein: MHRLLQRQLKRARLNAADMPADIGAFVRLVDEAYGHFDDEREILDRSLEISSAELVQRNALMRAVFMALPDVFLWVTRDGVIKECRGGVWPLFGLERVALFKKKVTEIPEVADADAFSKALRTMEHTSLHQTEYALQSGGRTRYYEARFANLERDIILILIREISDRVLAEEALRGAQQRLDHIIEFLPDPTLVVDVEHRVIAWNRAIETMTGLPKEQILGKSEYEYAVPFYGRPRPILLDFIGKDPSRDYPMYRHEGSTSEGLATEVHVPGLYGGLGAFVWAKATPLFDREGNIAGAIQTIRDITERKRTELTTQVLYLISTAASTPMADEELFARVFGILSDHLGARIMYVSLLVENGAVQTYPFFQHQSQARPGTLKILSGLATESRLSSAGRLTTIPDEETLDATELIRWFAAPLRYGEQVLGSVVVQIVEDSLRFSAQDSPVLTSAADHLAMAISRNATEKALRESEKKHRSIFENATEGIFQISLDHDLLSANPAMARIFGHDSVDELMARAEGFLQQALNSDDRIRLLSQVLEQDTVQNFETGTEKVDGSRIWISLNIRTVRRRDGSIMHLEGSVHDISMRKEAERRLDIQKSLFRQLFDNSPQGILLLGKDGAPMDLNPSFTSLFGFTRDDLHSLFEVLLPPDSLEESFTFLSAVLNGTPVSTETTRRTKDGRAIPVSMLGYPYVLDGAISGAFFIFGDISERKRYEAQLTQQALRDNLTELPNRILFLERLNRAMTRQRRNSEYRFAVLMIDLDSFKRVNDTLGHQAGDHLLQEVAKRLTACLRSMDTVARMGGDEFAVLLEDFQSNQEAIGITRRLLQAIRQPMNIQDHEIQVSASVGVVLQTGRYTSPNDLLRDADISMYRSKELGKNQFKVFSKSMYEHVVRTVQLENDLRQALAEDEFELYFQPIFDMAENRLSGFEGLLRWNHPERGTLAPGAFIHVAEEAGLITDVGTWVLNHGCRTLAQWHERFDGIEVSLSLNLSPRDLLQPSLIPMLAELLHETGLDARHIKLEITETAVMENPEIATARLERLQKMGFQVAMDDFGTGYSSLSYLQRLPIDILKIDRSFVQTMLENPNNLEIIKAIIGLGKILELRIVAEGVETPEQLTTLQALGCDLAQGYLLGKPMPREQAEALLSGCGAGPAA
- a CDS encoding FIST signal transduction protein, which encodes MKINQLHMNSAGGRITCPSAETPRERPLALVFWSDLDEQGVRNAARMLRESCGEPVIVGCSTGGVIQGGQLFENALNATLVTFEHTRFETVSAMAADHSDNRALGRHLGAALNNEGLVHVFVLSDALTINGCALAAGLAEALPSHVGVTGGLAGDGERFERTTLLHGCDIFSGGVICIGFYGDRLRVSQGTRGGWVPFGPERLVTASHGNALLEIDGESALDLYERYLGKHAKNLPASGHLFPLNLREVGSSVWVVRTILGLDRERKALFFGGDVPLGSTVRLMRGSIDNLLDGAEEAGKAARPGEGKALAILVSCVGRKMLLKQFTEEEIEAVAEALGPETTLTGFYSYGEIARGIEGEPCCLHNQSMMVTVLQEIC
- a CDS encoding HD-GYP domain-containing protein, translated to MNILVIDDEEGLRRSLCAYLEDLGYDALDAGNGLDGLAVMRANLQDLAAVIVDLNMPVLDGYGFLRQARVEAPELPIVVLSGVGVVDDALQAVRLGAWDFLTKPLHNFSILEHTLGKVMEKARLLRENREYQTNLEELVRQRTAELERTRRQIMHRLSRAAEYKDNETGHHVIRVGEIAAVLAEALGLGDEQCANLRDCAPLHDIGKIGVPDEVLLKPGKLDPAEWKVMQQHCMFGCEILGPLTSTAEAHASCENWAAKDPEGNELLDLARMLALLHHERWDGTGYPFGLAGEAIPLEARIVAVVDTYDALASERPYKKAFPEEKCLEIIRESSGTHFDPQVVEAFFRNTERIRTIRTRWND
- a CDS encoding PAS domain S-box protein, coding for MRLFCTILLLLALAGTAPAAPSLNLTVEERAWLAKNRDNLVLSFDRSFPPIEFEKPDGTFTGMSADLVERIEERLGITFRKQTLPWEDVLRGLRDGTTALAPALMFTPDRAQYTLLSAPYARIPLVIVTSRRISQTLTLNDLGGMRVALVKGYASGDIVRASNLGRFTVVEVQSIPEGLRDVAFGAVDAFVENLAVAAWYIQQQGLSNLRVAGDLGLNQELSIGVSRKYPLLASAVSKALDSLDEKETSEIKNRWIRLPAFLDPATRRALIFAGLSALTTVVLLAGLAWILSRKLRRKVTELEGTEAALMDQVGRFRLAMEATQAGYWEYFPIEEREEHSPEWHAMLGYPARQTSDGLSSWSNLIHPADRTYAADAFAGYIREGGRGLYEAEYRMRDHDGSWRWILAKGRTVSWDDRGRPVRIIGLNIDVHKTRQAQEEVQRIQALNKALLEQTTQFIGLLNLQGRLLSANRSALEWVGADAGKVIGKPFWEGPWWPDGAEAETMLRQVIESVRNGETIRREITHVDAAGREAFFDFTASPFRDENGRVVNIIIEARDITELKRKQQAVEESERRFRTIFESSPYSIVINRLSDGRYMDANSIFLERLGVRREDLLKLSPGEVGGLPEKHIKEIMLAVGSRQTLHNMETTTVRPDGRVIHLLYSGGFITLGGEECILSMTVDITELKEAQEALRRSEEMFSRLFHLSPDIITLARFSDGRLLEVNEAFTALTGFSREEAIGNSTVDIGLFAVPGRRAEFVEILARDGQIDNFEFDMRHREGHILRVSVSARVVPMADTPCILAISRDITHLRAMQETMVQSEKMLSLGGIAAGIAHEINNPLGIVLQAVQTIALRTRPDFPKNIEAAARIGVDIEQVERYLTDRKIDIFIRDIQGAAVRAAEIIRHMLDFSRRSESRRSVCDISAIIENALRLASSDYDLKKNYDFKSIEIIKDIPSGLPGCECTETEIEQVLLNLMRNAAQAMAETEPPTQAPRIVIRARIEGDGLRLDIADNGPGIPPEHRKRIFEPFFTTKASGAGTGLGLSVSYFIVTKGHGGRMSVSCPPEGGTVFTVELPCRARSAEAAAGS